The proteins below are encoded in one region of Rhizobium sp. TH2:
- a CDS encoding ABC transporter ATP-binding protein: MFSIVNATSGYGKTTIVRDVSLTVGAGEVVGLLGRNGVGKSTLMRLATGLLPAMQGQVEIDGAIAPASPARRARLGIGYVPQGRYVFPRMTVIENIAVAAEANGHNGKRAVAEAMEDFPILRQKADDLAGGLSGGQQQILALARALAIQPRILLLDEPTEGVQPSIIDDISGILKRINKERNIAILVAEQDLDFCLSIAERLYVMEKGAIRLETDRESFRANRQLQQELLGV; this comes from the coding sequence ATGTTTAGCATCGTCAACGCAACGAGCGGCTACGGCAAGACCACAATCGTCCGCGATGTGTCGCTCACGGTGGGTGCCGGCGAAGTTGTCGGCCTGCTCGGCCGCAACGGGGTAGGCAAATCGACGCTGATGCGCCTCGCCACTGGGCTGCTGCCTGCCATGCAGGGACAGGTCGAGATCGATGGCGCCATCGCGCCAGCCTCGCCGGCCAGGCGCGCTCGCCTCGGCATCGGTTATGTCCCGCAAGGACGCTATGTTTTCCCGCGCATGACCGTCATCGAGAACATCGCGGTCGCCGCCGAGGCCAACGGCCACAATGGAAAGCGGGCGGTTGCCGAGGCCATGGAGGATTTCCCGATCCTCAGGCAGAAGGCTGACGATCTCGCCGGTGGCCTCTCGGGCGGACAGCAGCAAATCCTCGCTCTTGCCCGCGCATTGGCGATCCAGCCGCGAATCCTGCTGCTGGACGAACCCACCGAGGGCGTCCAGCCCTCGATCATCGACGATATTTCGGGGATTCTCAAACGCATCAACAAGGAGCGCAACATCGCCATCCTGGTCGCCGAACAGGACCTCGACTTCTGTCTGTCGATCGCCGAGCGCCTCTACGTGATGGAGAAGGGCGCGATCCGCCTGGAGACCGATCGAGAGAGTTTCCGCGCCAACCGCCAACTGCAACAGGAATTGCTGGGAGTCTGA
- a CDS encoding branched-chain amino acid ABC transporter permease — protein MEVDYLATVLLSSLSSASILLIATIGLAVVFGLMGVINLAHGEFLMIGAYAALSATQAGVPYILSIPIAVAVTMAIGALVEVLIISRLYGRLFDTMLATWGLSMVFYQLAVLIFGTVTPGIGMPHYNVHIGRYSLAVYPLLMIVVAAAMTIFVYLLMTRTAYGRKARASIQQPEMALAIGIEAKRVNTVTFAIGCGLAGFAGAVLLPIVPATPSMGFAFVIKAFLTVVVAGPVTLTGSVIAALGLGGGTSVTASFLTSVAGDVFFFLVTALILWLFPSGISANWRQKM, from the coding sequence ATGGAAGTCGACTACCTGGCGACCGTCCTGCTGTCGTCGCTCTCGAGCGCATCGATCCTGCTGATCGCGACGATCGGACTTGCCGTCGTTTTCGGGCTTATGGGCGTCATCAACCTTGCACATGGCGAGTTCCTGATGATCGGCGCCTATGCAGCCCTGTCCGCAACGCAAGCTGGCGTGCCCTACATCCTGTCCATCCCCATTGCGGTTGCGGTGACGATGGCGATCGGCGCGCTTGTAGAAGTGCTGATCATCAGCCGGCTCTATGGCCGGCTCTTCGATACGATGCTCGCGACCTGGGGCCTGAGCATGGTGTTCTATCAGCTCGCGGTTCTCATCTTCGGCACGGTAACGCCAGGCATCGGCATGCCGCATTACAACGTGCACATCGGTCGCTACAGCCTGGCGGTCTATCCGCTGCTGATGATCGTGGTGGCCGCCGCGATGACCATTTTTGTCTACCTCCTGATGACGAGAACAGCCTATGGCCGGAAGGCACGCGCATCCATCCAGCAACCCGAAATGGCGCTCGCAATCGGCATCGAGGCGAAGCGGGTCAACACGGTCACCTTTGCGATCGGCTGCGGCCTCGCGGGCTTTGCCGGCGCAGTGCTGCTGCCCATCGTGCCCGCCACGCCATCCATGGGTTTTGCCTTCGTCATCAAGGCTTTTCTAACGGTAGTCGTCGCCGGGCCGGTCACACTCACGGGCAGCGTCATCGCCGCACTCGGCCTCGGCGGCGGTACATCGGTGACCGCAAGCTTCCTGACATCTGTCGCCGGCGACGTCTTCTTCTTCCTCGTCACGGCCTTGATCCTCTGGCTGTTTCCGTCAGGCATTTCCGCCAATTGGCGACAGAAGATGTGA
- a CDS encoding ATP-binding cassette domain-containing protein codes for MNISHFLYKHAGLVFPGTAAILGLGSAGFIDPYLAYVATSWVIFGLLGLSLDIVWGRGGLLSLGQTAFFGLGGYFGSVVAINLLPVIGGSVLWALLGGAIFGAAVAAVLGGIMFFARMGPLQSTILTYTLTLLLWSLSQSLKIKVGEAEIGGDNGLSNIPGYVLALDPAAEPLGPAQALVLVIVVSALLYFLTRWLMQGTFGKVIDCIRIDAQKTELLGYDVRKYQLANFAYAGAIAGVAGALFAAWSNYLSPSIFSVQEALLVPIYVLVGGLGTLAGAFVGALAIGGLSYWLGGGAVSGQTTLILGGVLIVLVLFLQNGLVGSVGGLWKRSLPDPNDAAKNCKPVVIDEKVLDGILEDAARSAGPAKHLVTTELLKRFGGVIPVNRVSRSFKPGRPYSLIGPNGAGKSSFLKTCVGIYGPDAGRIELGGGDVTKKAIFARVRDGMGVKNQKPQVFGALTVRDNLWIAAYARTRDPKVADEVSGKIMAMLGLPEQADVEASALSHGQQQWLDIGMVLCLAPRIVFLDEPAAGMTNEETRELSVLVRTLARHTTVVVVEHDMDFVRTLDGHVTVLHQGEVFAEGDIDTLRANERVLDIYLGRRQHV; via the coding sequence ATGAACATCTCACATTTTCTCTACAAGCATGCCGGCCTCGTCTTCCCGGGCACAGCGGCCATTCTGGGTCTCGGCTCCGCCGGATTCATCGATCCTTACCTGGCCTATGTCGCGACATCCTGGGTGATCTTCGGATTGCTGGGCCTGAGCCTCGACATCGTCTGGGGCCGAGGTGGATTGCTCAGCCTCGGCCAGACAGCCTTCTTCGGCCTTGGCGGATATTTCGGCAGCGTCGTTGCCATCAATCTCCTGCCGGTCATTGGTGGCTCGGTCCTTTGGGCCTTGCTCGGTGGCGCCATCTTCGGCGCGGCGGTCGCGGCAGTGCTTGGCGGTATCATGTTCTTCGCCAGGATGGGGCCGCTTCAAAGTACGATCCTCACCTATACGCTGACCCTGCTGCTCTGGTCGCTCTCGCAATCCCTGAAGATCAAGGTCGGCGAGGCGGAAATCGGCGGCGACAACGGGCTGTCGAACATTCCCGGCTACGTCCTTGCTCTCGATCCCGCCGCCGAGCCACTCGGACCCGCGCAGGCGCTCGTTCTGGTGATCGTCGTTTCAGCCTTGCTCTATTTCCTGACCCGCTGGTTGATGCAGGGCACGTTCGGCAAGGTGATCGACTGCATCCGCATCGACGCCCAGAAGACCGAACTTCTCGGCTATGATGTCCGCAAATATCAGCTCGCGAACTTCGCCTATGCCGGCGCGATCGCCGGTGTGGCCGGCGCACTGTTCGCCGCCTGGTCCAACTACCTGAGCCCGTCGATCTTCTCCGTGCAGGAGGCGCTTCTGGTGCCGATCTACGTGCTTGTCGGCGGGCTCGGCACATTGGCCGGTGCCTTTGTCGGGGCTCTCGCGATCGGTGGCCTGTCCTACTGGCTGGGCGGCGGCGCTGTCAGCGGCCAGACGACTCTCATCCTCGGCGGTGTGCTGATCGTCCTGGTGCTGTTCCTGCAGAACGGACTGGTCGGCTCGGTCGGCGGTCTCTGGAAGCGCTCGCTTCCCGATCCCAATGACGCAGCCAAGAACTGCAAGCCTGTGGTGATCGACGAGAAAGTGCTGGATGGGATTCTTGAAGATGCCGCGCGCAGTGCCGGTCCCGCCAAGCACCTCGTCACCACCGAGCTACTGAAGCGCTTCGGCGGCGTGATCCCTGTCAACCGCGTCAGCCGAAGCTTCAAACCCGGTCGCCCCTACTCGCTGATCGGACCGAACGGCGCCGGCAAGAGTTCCTTCCTCAAGACCTGCGTCGGCATCTACGGACCCGACGCCGGCCGGATCGAACTCGGCGGCGGCGACGTGACGAAGAAGGCGATCTTTGCCCGCGTCCGCGACGGCATGGGTGTCAAGAACCAGAAACCGCAGGTCTTCGGCGCCCTTACGGTCCGGGACAACCTCTGGATCGCCGCCTATGCGCGGACCCGCGATCCCAAAGTTGCAGACGAAGTGAGCGGCAAGATCATGGCGATGCTCGGGCTTCCGGAACAGGCGGATGTCGAGGCATCGGCCCTGTCGCACGGCCAGCAGCAATGGCTCGATATCGGCATGGTGCTCTGCCTCGCACCCCGCATCGTCTTTCTCGACGAGCCTGCGGCAGGCATGACCAACGAGGAAACCCGCGAACTCTCCGTCCTGGTCCGCACGCTTGCGCGGCACACGACCGTAGTCGTGGTGGAGCACGACATGGATTTTGTCCGCACACTTGATGGCCATGTCACCGTGCTCCATCAGGGCGAAGTCTTCGCCGAGGGCGACATCGATACGCTGAGAGCCAACGAGCGCGTCCTCGATATCTATCTCGGGAGACGCCAGCATGTTTAG